The sequence TGAGAATGCTACTGCTTGCATTGTTATTAATAGATAGAATAGATATGCCACCACCGCTGCCGCCAGCTGTATTTCCAGAGATGGTGCTATTGGTAATGGTGATGTTTTCACTTTCTTGAATGGCAATACCACCACCATGGCTAGTCTCAACATTAGAAACATCTGTGCTATTGTCAGAGATTGTGCTGTTGGTAATTGTGGCGTTTCCATTGCCGTTAATATAAATACCACCGCCAATTCCCGAGGTATTTGCCAAAATGCTACTATTGGAAATCGTAATATCTCCATTTCCCTGAACTGAAAGACCACCACCCACTACGGAGGTGTTTTCAGAAAGGGTGCTATTGGAAATCGTAACGGTTCCATCTCCCCGAACCGCAATACCACCACCAACAGAATCGCTGCCAGTATTAGAAGAGATGACACTGTTGAGAATTGTTAAATTGCTGTTTTGAATGTAGATACCAGCGCCATCGGCGAATTCTCCTCCAGATATGGTATTCCCAGTAACCACACTGTTTTCCAGGGTTAAGTTGCCAACGCTGTAGATACCACCACCACCGCTAGAAGTTAAACCGCCTGTAATGGTAATCCCTTCAAGGGTGACAGGCACATCTTCAGTTACTGAAACAACTCTAGAGGTGTTATTCGCATCAATTTTTAAATAACTTGCCCCCGGTCCGTCAATGGTTAAATCATCGCTAATTTGTAGTGGATTACCATCCAGTACAATCGAACCAGTAACGCTAGAAGCCAATAAAATTGTATCGGCACCCGCTGTATTGTTGGCTGCTGCAATGGCTTCCCGCAAACTAATGCCA comes from Geitlerinema sp. PCC 9228 and encodes:
- a CDS encoding DUF4347 domain-containing protein is translated as MIAIDRISPAKTAEGNLDDRAIAFIDPAVENYPQLLAGLLPGITPIVLKRDRDGIEQITEILLAAASQKSPNHYQAIHLISHGAAGCLNLGNTRLTLETLPQYSQQLQQWRQALVTNADLLIYGCNVAAFPPETSNGIHPFLLRLHQLTQANIAASNRFTGNSSKGGNWQLEIQIGRITHGLAFSQKVQQEYAGILANITVTNTNDDLNGSTTSITDLQNNPGVDGISLREAIAAANNTAGADTILLASSVTGSIVLDGNPLQISDDLTIDGPGASYLKIDANNTSRVVSVTEDVPVTLEGITITGGLTSSGGGGIYSVGNLTLENSVVTGNTISGGEFADGAGIYIQNSNLTILNSVISSNTGSDSVGGGIAVRGDGTVTISNSTLSENTSVVGGGLSVQGNGDITISNSSILANTSGIGGGIYINGNGNATITNSTISDNSTDVSNVETSHGGGIAIQESENITITNSTISGNTAGGSGGGISILSINNNASSSILNSTISGNKRWWHIYSIY